GTACCACCGCGGACTCGACGAGGCGGGGATACCCGCGTACCTGGAGGCCAGCAGCACCCGCAGCCGCAGGCTCTACCTGCGCCACGGCTATCAGGACCTCGGCGACCCGATGTTCATGCCCGACGGCCCGCCGATGCTCCCGATGTGGCGCCCGCCGAACCCCTGACCGGCAGCACCCCGATGAGGGGAGCCTTCGCCTCCGCCCCTGCCCCCCTTCTGCCCCCGCCTCCGCCCCCGTCGCGGGTCGGGGGCGGAGGCGGTTCGGGCCCCGGTGTTCTCGCGGCCCGCACAGTTCTCCCCGGCCCGCACGGTTCTCCCCGGCCCTCGCGGCCCATGGGGTCCGGGCCACCGTGACGCGCGGAACGCGTGGCCGAGCTGAGCCGATTGCTCATCTACCCGGCATCGGCGAGCCACTCCTTCATCAACTCGATGTCATGTGAGGCTGTCAAGTTCGGATCGTAGGACGCTCTCCACACCGAGGAGACTCATGTTCCGACGACTCGGCCTCACTGTCACGACCACACTGACGATCCTGGCGGCGGTCGTCTTCCCCGCGACCGCCGCGGCGCCGTCGACTCCTGTCAACGTCGCCCACCGCGGGGCGTCCGCGTACGCGCCGGAGAACACCGTCGCCGCCTTCGAACTGGCGGACGAGCAACGCGCCGACATGTTCGAGCTCGATGTCCAGGAGACGAAGGACCACAAGCTGGTCCTGATGCACGACACGACGCTGGCCCGTACCACCGACGTCGAAAGGGTCTTCCCCGGCCGGGCCCCATGGCGGGTCGGTGACCTCACGCTCGCGGAGATCCGCAGGTTGGACGCGGGCTCGTGGTTCGCCTCGAAGTACGGGGGCGAACCGGTGCCCACGCTCGGAGAAACGCTGCGCGCGATGGGCGGACGCCGCCTCGGCCTGCTGCTGGAGATCAAGGCGCCACGGCTCTACCCGGGCATCGAGGCCCGCGTCGCCGACGAACTGCGCCGCCACCCCTCGTGGCTGGTGCCCGGCAGACTCGTCGTGCAGTCGTTCGACTGGGACTCGATGCGCACGTTCCACCAGATCATGCCCGAGGTCCCGATCGGTCTGATCGGCACGCCGGAGGTCGCCGAGCTCCCGGGACTGGCGAGGTTCGCGGACCAGATCAACCCGCCGTACAACACCCTCACCCCGGCGTACGTCCGGAGCGTCCACAGCCACCGCATGGAGG
This region of Streptosporangium sp. NBC_01495 genomic DNA includes:
- a CDS encoding glycerophosphodiester phosphodiesterase, translating into MFRRLGLTVTTTLTILAAVVFPATAAAPSTPVNVAHRGASAYAPENTVAAFELADEQRADMFELDVQETKDHKLVLMHDTTLARTTDVERVFPGRAPWRVGDLTLAEIRRLDAGSWFASKYGGEPVPTLGETLRAMGGRRLGLLLEIKAPRLYPGIEARVADELRRHPSWLVPGRLVVQSFDWDSMRTFHQIMPEVPIGLIGTPEVAELPGLARFADQINPPYNTLTPAYVRSVHSHRMEVLTWTVDDPAVMRRMISHGVDGIITNRPDLMR